A window of Daphnia pulicaria isolate SC F1-1A chromosome 4, SC_F0-13Bv2, whole genome shotgun sequence genomic DNA:
TGCTTGCATGGTCCGCTTCCTTTTCCCCTGAAATAACAGTAGTTTCGATGCTCTTGATGAATCCAGAATTTCTTGGGTCGAAAAAACGAATTTTGCCCATTTAGATGGAGCCGGTACGACCTTGGGTCTGGCAAAGTCTCTTCTCAATTTCATTGCTTTGAGCAAGCATTTCCTGCCGTATTTTTGAACTTCTTTGTTATCATCAAAAAGACAAACAGCGCCGACCAATTCGCGTACTTCAATGACATGCTCTATATCACTGTTGGCTGGTAGAATCAAAGGATCTGGAGGGAAGTGTGGGTACCTACCAACAAGGTAATCAATAAAGGGAAGTAGATCTGCAATCGTAGCTGCAAAAAGTGGTGTGAcgtctaaaaatattttctggcCATTTAGTGAGAAAGTCCCAGTAGTTTTAACATCTGATCCTTGATTGACCAGATCCTTCAGTCCTtccaagtttttgttttcaatctgaATCAGAAGCGAGTCCATCTCCAAATCGAACGAATCCCAACTAGATGAATTGGAGGCAACTGGATTCTgcaatcaaattttaacaaaaactaGCTTAGCTATTATAAAAACTAAAGACATAATAAAGTCGTACCAAGTTGATGTTAGAATAAAATTTATCTAGAAACAAGTCTAAGCTGTGGAAGATCAATTGATGGAAGTAAGTCTTCAAACTTCGTAGGAAATGGCTTTTTCTGCAAATTTTCACAAAAACTAAGTTAAGCTTTCAACtattaaagagaaaatgagaaagtAAAGAAATACCATGTggttgagagaaaaaaatatcttgCTAAAAATTGCTTGCAAAGTTGCTAAAATTTTACGAGATTTTGACTTTAATCCTGAGCTGACAGACGACGTCTGCAGTTACAGCAACACAAACTTCAAACAACAACGGACATGGACTACTCAAGCTAGAGGGCGGGATGGGTCGTATACGGGTCAAACTCGTCTAGACCAGCCGTGTTATAGCTTGTCGGGTggttttttactattttttttatgggaGGTCGATCGATATAGAattaaaaactgattctaagtCTACTATTTTACAAGGTATGGTTTGAAACatcaaatgaaactacaaaagTCTAATTAAAAGGTGCTGATTTATTTTCGGTTTGTGTTGACAATCATTGGAGATAAAGCAGCACCTGAATTTCGGTCTGGCGCTCTGAATTTGGAACGTAAAATTATGAGCGGCATTCGGCAAGCAGGGGTGGGCAAGCAGgactttttgacttttctgaGTACCGTAGCTAATTGTAACATTGACATTAACATCTCAGACGCACTGGTAATTTAGcagctttttattatttgaatttttctacaAGAATAACCTTTGAAATCGTATTTGTAGAAAATAGATGTTGTTGTATCTTTTCTTGAAGCGAAAAGCATTAAGACAGGCAACTTGTTTGTGTTTGCCCATGGAGCATTTGATAGTCAAAATAACGAGGAGGTATAATGAAAATCACCAACACCCCAAATGTTTTCctgtggaataaaaaaaattttaatgttcaTTTTCATAAGACGACAAAAGGTATTCTGCTCCATGGTAAAGTGTTGTATGCTGGTCAATCCCTTGGGTTAATTGTAGCCAGCTCATAAATCATAGCAGCACGTGCGGCTAAATTGATCCGAATTATTACTTACAAAGACCATCAAAAACCTGTTTTGACAATAAAGGAAGCCATGAAGGATCCAGAGAGAACTATGATTCATGCTGCTTTTGGACCACCAAACGTTTTTGACGCTGGTGACGTTCAAGGTAGTATTCAATGATTTCAAACTTTTAATTGATTGCGACTGATCATCGTTACTTATCGTTTACTCTTCCGTCTTTATAGAAGGTTTCTCTTTGTCTGAAACGGTGATCGAAGGTGAATTTGAAATCGGTACTCAGTATCATTTTTATATGGAGACCCTGGTTGCTGTGTGCATTCCAGTCGAAGATGGCATGAATATTTATTGTTCTACTCAAGACCAAGATGCAGTGCAAAACGCTGTCACCCGTTGCCTGAAACTCCATAAAGCCCAGTAAGTGTAAGGTCTTTATTGCTCATCTTTAGCTTAATGTGCGACATTTTTAATCATCAAAATTTATGAACCTAGTATGAAAAGTATGAAATTTCTAAACCTGTTTGAATTTCGTTGGATTTGGATTCTAACATGGCGCTCGTTGGAGGGCGCCTTCCTTACTATTGCCAATATAAGGTAAAACCAGGAAAATGTTCGTGCTTATGATAATTGATTGGGTCAGTATATCAGCTCcttgttcatttattttaaaggCTCGAACCGACAAGGATGGGGTCATACAAGCTGTGGATATGAAAATAGTTAGCGATTGCGGTGGAAATTTCAACGAGGGCACGGCTTTTTTCGCTGCTTCTTTCGCGAAAGATTGCTACGCTGCAAAATCCTGGAAGTTTACTCCGCTTTTGGCGAAAACAGATACGCCATCAAACACTTATTGTCGTGCTCCAGGTCAGAAATTATTTAGATTGTTGACGTTGAATTGTGTTTTTGATTAACTTGTTAACATAATCatgactttattttattttggaaccACACAAGGAAttgcaataattgaatttttaattgagCATTTGGCGAAAACCCGCCAAGAGGATCCTCTTGAATTCCGTTTGAAAAATCTGAATACAAGCGGAAATGAAGAGGCCAATTCTATGCGAAAAATTATTGATGAAGTACGGCGTTCATCTGAATTCGACAAACGTCTTGGAGAGGTAAAGAAAGCTATTTCGGTTGATATATATTTGGTTCGTGTTATATTTCACGATGAAAATGTATATGGGAACAGATCAAAGAATTCAACGCAAACAATCGATGGAAAAAGCGcggaattaattttcttccTCTGGAACCCTGTGGAATCTTTTCCGTTTCGATGCAATGTGCTCGTAGCTATTTACCATGAAGGCGGATCTGTTGCAGTGTCTCATGGTGGCATTGAATGTGGTCAAGGCATCAACACCTAAGTAAGACattaaaaacaattcattATCGAATGGCACATTGAATTAATTGAAACAATGTTTGTTAGGTTACGCAAGTGGTAGCAAGAGAACTGGGCATTGATATCTCGTTGATTTCTTGAAGCCAACTAATACATTAACCAATACTAATGGATCTGTCACTGGAGGCAGCGTGACAAGCGAAATGAATTGCTAAGTTAAACATGGAAACACTTATGCGATTGTATCATTTGTTATGACGACCGGAATTATAGGCCCCATTTATTAGGCTGCCATGAAAGCGTGTCAGGATTTAAAGAACAGAATGCTacccataaaagaaaaattgccgGATGCTAGCTGGAGTGAACTCGTTGAACAGTGTTTCAACTCTAATATCGATTTAACTGCTCGCCATTAGTAGGATATTTTAAGATCGTGAAAATTCCACATTTAAACTTATTCTTCATATAAATTCTTACAGCTTTACGTCGGATGATAAAGTTAAAGGATACATCATTCATGGAGCTACCGTATACCGTAGAGGTGGAAATTGCATTTTGAGGAGAAAAACTGGTTCCTATATCGccacaatttttttctgctagcCTTCGAAATTGAGTTTAACTGATTCTCTGTTAAGCTTCGTCGAGTAGACATTCTAGAAGATGCTGGACAAAGCTTAAGCCCACTTAATTGATATTGGACAAATAGAAGGAGCATTTGTTATGGGAGTTGGACTTTGGACTAGCGAAAAGATTACGGTATGATATGCAGTTAATTCTTCGTTGACAAAAACAATCtgttaaattaaaaacaaaatactcattcaaaatttgacgACATTTCAGTACGATCCCCACACTGGACAGAAATTAAGCCGTGGAACTTGGGTATGTGCAATTTACGATGTAATCATAATTAAttatcaatttcttttattaactGTTGCGCTTTATTCCAGAATTACAAGCCTCCAGTGAATAGCGATATACCAATGGATTTCCGTATCACAATGCTGAAGAATGCGGCCCATCCAAATGGAATTTTACGTTCTAAAGGTATATTAGTAACGTGAATTTGAACACTTAAGGGTAATCTAATAGGGAGGAGGGCACATTATTTCTTAAAGCTACCGGTGAGCCTCCGTTATGCATGTCCGTCTGGGTGCTTTGCGCAACGCGGTTGATGCTGCTCGAAGTGAGGCAGGCAATCCAGGATTGTATCGAATGCGTAAGTTTCCGCTGCGGTTATTACTTGTAGATTGAAAGCTTCATCATTTGTATCTCTTTTCATTTAGACGGTCCTGCAACTATTGACAAACTTCATAAAATGATGTTGACTAATTCCCCACAGTATTTATTCcagtcaacaaaaaaagagaaaagtccaTTTTAAAGCAcactttctcttttattttatattacaAACAAGTCAAATATtacaaaaagtttcttttagtATTTTCTGTTAGCGTTTTTTCCCCGAGCTGTTGCATTTAATTGTACTTTCATAAATGTTATTAACTTGGGTGAGaacttgattttttgaattaattcttTGCTTGCATAAAATATGGTTGTTTTATCTTCATATAGCTGCTGCCAATATCTTTCAAAGTTCACCTACAGTGTTAAATTAAACATATATTCTTCTAAGTCGCGCCTCGGAACACCTTTGAGAATTAATTAAACAGTTGGCGGGAAACTGAGTGACGTCAAAAGGAAAAGTAGCGTTGGAGGACCATGAAGAAGAGAGGTGACCACGACGAATTCCTGCTAATGCGGTCTTCGCTggggcggaggaggaggagacatACCTCTTAGATGATCTGTTCATGATCTGCTGATCGTTTCATGACTTTAGTAGCCAACTTAGAATATCTGAGTTTTTCAGGAACTACAGTATCTTTTCATcactggaataaaaaaaaagttttattcaGAAAACAGAACAAAAGTAGGTAGTACATCTTCTGAATTAGTTTTAACCTTTGATTGCATTATGCAACATATTGCAAACCACTCTGCAACCGTTAAATATCTTGACTTTAGTCAAACTCAAATTGACGATAAGGCGTGTGTTTCCTTGTCGAAGGTATTATACAACCACATAAACTTACCACATTGCATTCTCGTGCTCTTACTAATTTGTCCGATGTATCTGCTTTAAAGATAGGAGATCTCAAACTCTATAGCCTTTTATTACGTAGCTGTGAAGTTGGCAGTACTGGAATCAACAGCTTGTGTGCAACCCAATCAACTTTGACCGAGTTAGATATTAGTTGTTGTCCTCGTATTACCGACACTTCTTTGAGTAGCATTTGCAGCTTATTACCTAATCTGCAAAAACTATCACTTCGAAATTGTCATGCAGTGACGGACACTGGGTTGTCTTGCATAAGCCAGTTATCTGGACTTAAGGAGATAAATCTCCAGGGACTTCGAAACATAACCTCATTCGGTAAAAAATTATACGCTAATATTCTACATTAtatcaaacacatttttaaatcacTGATGATGTAAAGGTATTGAGAAAGGACTGTTTCATAAACGAAATGAAGTACTTCGGAAAATTAACCTGAGCATGACCAGAATTACGGAAGTGGCACTGCTTCATTTGGCAGAGAATTCTCCTTTCTTAGCCCACTTGGATCTCACCTCTTGTACTGAAGCCGTTTCGGACTCCAGTCTTCCGGTATGTATACCTACAATATACAGCTACATCATAAGGAAACATTTTATTGTTTCTGTCGCCTATGTTCTCAATTGAAGGTCGTTTGTAAATTGCTCTTAAAACTGCGCGATCTTCGACTGGATTGGTGCGTCTCCATCACAGACGACGGTTTCCGAGAGGCAAAAGTAACGATGCAATTGAAATAGAATGCTTATTAAATTGATAAATTATAATAACTTCTTTTTAGGTGTCTACACTTTTGATTCCTGCAGTTTGCGATGGACAACAAAATGAATGGACGCCCCAAAAGTCTTCTTATAGTGTATCCAATTTGAGAGGTAtgggaaaataatttcattcgattatgttttcaaatgaattctataaatgatgagaaaacttttttaaatacaggCCTCGTTTATCTTTCGATCAGTGGATGCAACAAAATCACAGATCAAAGCTTACAAGAAGCTTTCCGTTTCCGTGAGCTGCGCTACCTGGATTTAAATGCATGTTCGTtggtaaaaagaaatgtcaattTCCTTGTCAGCTGTCATTTGGAAGCTCGGTATTAGTCCGCCAGTTAATATTCtagtaaacatttttatacTTTACAGGTAACGGATACCGGACTTGTCGCTCTGTGCGAACACCACCGTGGACTTGAaactttaattttgaattattgcaAAATTACAGATTGTGCGATGATAACAGCAATTAGTTATCTAGCCAGAATAATCAAATTAAGTTTGCATGTGAGTATAATTGGAATTCTATCACTTAATTCACGTATCACCTCCTAGCTAACCCATATTTTGCAGGGGTGTTCGAATATTACCAAGTTGACTCTTCAAGCTatcgaaaaattcaaactacGATATTTAAGTCATTTGGATATAAGTCATTGTGTTTTCATCTCACTGGAATATGCATTTCAGTTTCAACTAAGAACTTCCCTTCGAGAATTGGACACTGTCGGCCttgaataattaataatttagatgaaaattttcctttattgactgcaaattattttcagatgaaaaagatttttttgtaaggTGTCCGTTCAAAGTTTGTATTAAAAAGTAAATGTATTAGATCTGTTATTGTTGTCGTAGTATAATAAAACCATTATAATCGAAAAAAGAGGATAATTTCAAGTAAAAAGTACGTAATTAGTTTAGCTAGTTAGGCTACTCTGATTACTTTGGCATTTGGTTAGCGCAAGTTGTGCGTTAAAATAAGTCACTTCATAACTCGACGTGAGTTGATTTATTCAGGCACTGACAATTCCCCAATCGCTTGTCTGTCGAATTAGAAGGCTTAACTAAAGTCATTTGGTCATGAACTCGAATTGGATTTTTGAGTTTCTTGCTCCATTTctacaaaaatttaaagaaaattgtaagtaggatttaaaaaaaaaagatgaacaaACACACCTTAAAAAGGATGGCGTGATAGCAGATAACGTCTTTCGGTAATAGATGGTTTACTGCATACTGCCTTCCGTTAATGCCAATTTTCCGAACTTCTTCATCATGAGTCTTAGCCCATTGAATCTTTTTGACCAGATCGCTAAGGTCTGCTTTTATTGGAACATAGTGGACTCCCGGCTTAAGGTCGCTATAAAAGTGTTCATAATATTCAGAATCTTGCTTGAACACCACAGCATCGCCGGCCAATAGGTAGGGAAATCGGTAAGCTGCTACAGTTACATCTATATTTAGTTGGTATATGTactaaaacagaaattaagTTGTTAGATCGTtattgaataattgacatcgagtcaaattttttttaaattacgtcaaagaacttgaaaaaagagatATGGTCATCCTTTGGACCATATGTCTTCTCTTCGtcgcgaaaaaagaagaaattagtGAGAGATGCGTTGATAAACTCAGGGCGTTGGCGTGAAAGTTTCACTAAGTTAAGACGTTCTCGTCGCGAATCTCTTCCTCTCCAGAAAGCcttctcttgtttgtttttccactTGGTATCCGGATTGGATTGTACGGACAACATGTCTAACGTAACTCTTCATAAAAATcagatggtttttttttttggttttgttgtaAAAAAGTGCAACATTCAGATTTGTATACCTTCCCATGCACTCCAAAGAGGCTTCTGTAATATCATAAGTCGGCATTACGATATCAGCAGTTTGGGTTGAACCATGAGAATATTGGAATAATTGGCAGGGTATTTTTCTTCACCAATGGCCAATCGCCCAGATTTATCAAAAATTCCATGTCCGGAAGGACTGCTTTACGAGATAATGATAAAAGTATGTTGTCCATGAACATGTTAAATCCTACATGTTGACCATAACAGCGGCGGTAAACCTTATAAAATACAGAGTACAGATAAATAAATGCATTAGTGATGTAAGTTTTTGAAATGCAGAAATTTAGAAATACCTTATTATTTAGAACTACATAATGGCAAAAACTGTAAGATCCAGCATGACTGAATCTCTTCATGGCCTCTGTCAAAACTTGATTAAAATCAACATTTTGGAATTGATTAAGATCATGGTCAATTTGAGCAACATTCACTGAACATTGATAATCATTTATCATTTCATCAATGCTGTCAAGTGGACAATCACAGGATTCAGCATAAACTCTCCCTTTATAAGAGTATGGTGAGTCGGCTAAATGATGTCCTTTCCAGGTGACATGTATCTCCATGTCATCACAATACtggaagaaatttgtttattataaataaaattggaaGTATTGTTGATTCTTGGACCCACCTGAAACATTTTATAACGAACTATAAAACTTCCATCACGCCGATCAAGGATCTGAGTCCACACTCTGCAAGGGCCATGTTCAGAAAGTCCCTTCAGCTCAACAATTATATCAGCTTGAGAAACATTGCACCTGGGATTGACAGATTTGATTAtataaaagcttttttttaaggttagcCATGAGATACCTTTCAGttgattgaatgaaaaaatatcGGGCAGGGAGAACTATACGATTGGGAATTAATCCTGGACCAGTTAACACACACTGAGTAGGATCATTTTCAACACTTGCTGTAGGATTAacgataaaaatgaaaataagtaGTCCAGATCAAGACAAACGGACATTCGAAAACTGACATTTTTCATCGGATTAAAAAGTCGTCTGCCTGCAGTGCAGTCCGGTTGCTATTGACTACGGTTTGTTATTTTGGCGCGGTTTGATGTGTctactgattttttttcactcgCATAAAGTACTCTATTTAACACGTTCATCGAAACGTGttctttaaaatttacatttaattaataGAACAAGAAATTTCTCGTTAAATAATGGACagatattttattattgtcgTCGAAGATATTGACAGAAAAAGTGAAATAGGTGAAAGGAAACATTTTATACTACTTATTCTTTGTTGACATCCTAGACCCAACTCCTATTGTTGAATCCTAgctttaggttttttttcactttcaatgtttgttgtgttgttttttgttattttatacaTGTTAAGAGTGTAGAAAAATGTTCAGATAACACAAGCTGATGATCAAAATTATTCGAAATCATCTTCTGcatgtaaaaatttaaaaatcgaaTAAGTTAACTGAACTCTTAACTAACATCTATCACCTTGCTTTATATATGTATTTGATAGAAGTTCATGCCTTTATTAttacatcttttctttttttttttgttttagtcaaatgggaaatgattttaaaatcgTGAAGGATTACCAGAATTTAATGGTAAAATCTACTAGAGCTCCAAATGCAGGTCCCATACTGCAAAACCATCATTCTGTCACGTGGGCCATTTGTGTGGCAAAATCTCAAACAATGTTTAAAGGTTTGGGAGTTGATGCATTTCAAGAATTTCTTTCCAGCAGTTTTATTGCAGACATACCCTGTGAGGTATGGGATGGCAAAGTTTTCaacaacttaaaaaattaTGCTGTTGACATTATCCTACAAATGGAAGATTGTCCTGAATTCTGGAAATCTTTCAATCCTTCCAacaatgtaaaaatttttcataagCCAGAAACATCTTTAACACCTACAGCTTTAAACCATCAACTATTTTGGGGTGGATCTGTGAAAATGAGAGACCCTCATAATCCTTCCAATTTTGGACATCTTGAGCATGCTGAATTAAGCTATGGCTTTGACCAGCTGGACCTTCTCACTAGTCAAATACGAGaagaaaattttccttttattgCAACACGGGTAACTTTTGTTCATCTCAAAAATTTATTACGATGTTATCATTTTAACCTTATTTCCATGTCTCAACAGAAGAAGACGTTTTGCTCCTTTTTGGAATTGGTGAGCTCCTTTGATGCCAACACCGTGCCCTTCGTTTTCTATACGTCAACATCTTTGGTGCTGACCGTGCAAGACGCAGATCCGTTTTGGAAagcaatggatgaaaaagtaTCCATGATATCATTCATTGAAAGAATGCAGACGGAATGTTAACCACGCGAATTATTTGCCAGCAGGTTTCGTTTTTTATATTCCGCCTTGACTTCGCAACCGAAGAAACAGAACACCGGGGAAAGGAAACGGGAATGAAATCCCTTTACTTTTTGAGCCATTGGAGTGACGACGTGTTGCGACTTTATTTGTTGAAAGGAGCCGATCAGCTACAGAATCTGG
This region includes:
- the LOC124335847 gene encoding F-box/LRR-repeat protein 14-like, with amino-acid sequence MQHIANHSATVKYLDFSQTQIDDKACVSLSKIGDLKLYSLLLRSCEVGSTGINSLCATQSTLTELDISCCPRITDTSLSSICSLLPNLQKLSLRNCHAVTDTGLSCISQLSGLKEINLQGLRNITSFGIEKGLFHKRNEVLRKINLSMTRITEVALLHLAENSPFLAHLDLTSCTEAVSDSSLPVVCKLLLKLRDLRLDWCVSITDDGFREAKVSTLLIPAVCDGQQNEWTPQKSSYSVSNLRGLVYLSISGCNKITDQSLQEAFRFRELRYLDLNACSLVTDTGLVALCEHHRGLETLILNYCKITDCAMITAISYLARIIKLSLHGCSNITKLTLQAIEKFKLRYLSHLDISHCVFISLEYAFQFQLRTSLRELDTVGLE
- the LOC124335846 gene encoding LOW QUALITY PROTEIN: protein O-glucosyltransferase 2-like (The sequence of the model RefSeq protein was modified relative to this genomic sequence to represent the inferred CDS: inserted 2 bases in 1 codon), whose amino-acid sequence is MFQYCDDMEIHVTWKGHHLADSPYSYKGRVYAESCDCPLDSIDEMINDYQCSVNVAQIDHDLNQFQNVDFNQVLTEAMKRFSHAGSYSFCHYVVLNNKVYRRCYGQHVGFNMFMDNILLSLSRKAVLPDMEFLINLGDWPLVKKNTLPIIPIFSWXSTQTADIVMPTYDITEASLECMGRVTLDMLSVQSNPDTKWKNKQEKAFWRGRDSRRERLNLVKLSRQRPEFINASLTNFFFFRDEEKTYGPKDDHISFFKFFDYIYQLNIDVTVAAYRFPYLLAGDAVVFKQDSEYYEHFYSDLKPGVHYVPIKADLSDLVKKIQWAKTHDEEVRKIGINGRQYAVNHLLPKDVICYHAILFKKWSKKLKNPIRVHDQMTLVKPSNSTDKRLGNCQCLNKSTHVEL